The genomic window TCCATTAAAGATAACATCATCTAACTTATACCAGTTACGCGAAAATTTATTGTAATAACCGTTAGTCGTTAAACGCATGTTTTTTGAAAAATCTAAAGTATGCGTAAGCATTAATTGAATTTGTTCAGCAATCATACGATCATCTTGCGAAGCTGCATATCTACTATAAGGAGATGAATTAAAGTCGCTTTCAGTAAGACCTAAATAAGTTTCGTAAGAACGCTCATCGTAATAATGAAATTTAGCTTCTAATGACTGTTGAAGCTTAGCGTCAGCATCAGTTTTTACTTTAAATTTAGCTGTTAATTCATTAATGTCAAAGCCAGTGTTGTTGCTGTTAGACAAGTCCTTAAAGCCATCAGAACCGTAGTTAAGGAATTCTAGCATGTAGCCAATATTTTCTTTTGTATCACCTATACGTGCCAATATTTGCTGCGTGTCAAAAGAACCATAACCGGCTTTAACTTCACCACTAAAGGTGTTAGGTATTTGTGCCGAAATCATATTAATTGCACCACCTGTCGTAAATGGACCAAATTGTACCTGGCTACTTCCTTTTAAAATTTCTAATGCCTGCATACGACCAACTGAAGGAAAATAATAAGCAGCAGGAGCACTGTAAGGGGCAGGTGCTATAAGTACACCATCTTCCATTAAGGTGATTTTTGCACTACGCTCTGGAGATGTACCTCTCAAACTTATGTTTGGTCGTAATCCAAAACCATCTTCCTCGTAAAAAGTAACACCTGGGACTGAACGCAAAGCACGATTAATATCTGTAAAACCAAATTTCTTTAACTCTTGTGGTGATAAATAGTAAGCAGAACCTGTACGGTTACTTGCTACATATTTACTACCAAAAATTTGGTTTGAGTTAATAATTACTTCGTCTAGTTTTTGAATAGAATCTAATGGTTTTTCATTAGTTTGGTTTTGTGCATTTACAAGAAAAGTACCAGTAAAACCAATTACTGTAAGGGCTAATTTCCGAATCATTTATTTAGACTTGTTAAAAATAGGTTTGTTTTCAGCGTGCAAAATTACGACCTAAGCTTAAATTTTCAAACTTTATTTAGAATAAATAAAAATAAATAACATACAAGCTTTGATTAGCAGTTCATTATATAAAGATATTTTATTGATTGAACATTATTTAACCATAAGTTGATGTTTGCTCAATGAAAAAAAATGTATCTTTGCGTGCAATTATACCTTAATTGCACTATGACAGCACACGAAAATAAAATCTTAGGTGAAGGTCTTACCTACGATGACGTCCTTTTAGTTCCAGCATTTTCTCAAGTACTTCCGCGCGAAGTAAACATTCAAACAAAATTTACGAGAAACATTACCATTAATATTCCTGTAATTTCCGCAGCTATGGATACGGTTACAGAGAGTAGAATGGCTATTGCTATGGCTCGCGAAGGTGGTATTGGTGTGTTGCACAAAAACATGACTATTGAGCAGCAAGCCACAAAAGTGCGTAAAGTAAAACGTGCCGAAAGTGGTATGATAATAGATCCTGTAACATTACCAATGAATGCCGTAGTTGCAGATGCCAAAAATGCAATGCGAGAGCATAGTATTGGAGGTATTCCAATCGTTGATGATGAAGGAAACCTAAAAGGTATTGTTACCAATCGCGATTTGCGTTTTGAACACAATAATGATAGACCAATCATTGAAGTGATGACAGGCGAAAATTTAGTGACTGCACCTGTTGGGACATCCTTAAAAGATGCCGAAGCCATTTTACAAGAAAATAAAATTGAAAAACTTCTTATTGTTGAAGGTAAAAAACTCGTAGGTCTTATCACATTTAGAGATATTACTAAAGTGACGCAAAAGCCAATAGCCAACAAAGATACCTACGGAAGATTAAGAGTTGCGGCAGCAATTGGAGTAACAGGAGATGCTGTTGATAGAGCAGAAGCTCTGGTTAACGCAGGTGTTGATGCTGTTGTTATTGATACTGCTCACGGACACACCAAAGGTGTGGTATCTGTCCTAAAAGAAATAAAATCAAAATTCTCTCAACTAGAAGTTATTGTTGGAAACATTGCAACAGGCGAAGCTGCTAAATATTTGGTAGAAGCTGGTGCAGATGCTGTAAAAGTAGGTATTGGTCCAGGTTCTATTTGTACAACACGTGTTGTTGCAGGTGTTGGTTTTCCTCAGTTTTCAGCAGTATTAGAAGTTGCTGCAGCTATTAAAGGTAGTGGAGTACCAGTTATTGCTGATGGTGGAATTCGTTATACAGGTGATATACCTAAAGCAATTGCTGCTGGTGCTGATACTGTAATGTTAGGTTCCCTTTTAGCAGGAACTAAAGAGAGTCCAGGAGAAACGATTATTTATGAAGGCCGTAAGTTTAAATCGTATCGTGGAATGGGTTCTGTTGAAGCTATGAAACAAGGTAGTAAAGACCGTTATTTCCAAGATGTTGAAGACGATATTAAAAAATTAGTGCCAGAAGGCATTGTGGGTCGTGTACCATATAAAGGTGAATTGTTTGAAAGTATTCATCAGTTTGTGGGTGGACTTAGAGCCGGAATGGGTTATTGTGGTGCAAAGGATATTGCAACGTTGAAAGAGTCTGGAAGATTTGTAAAAATTACTGCAAGTGGTATTCACGAAAGTCATCCACATGATGTTACTATTACCAAGGAAGCACCTAATTATTCTAGGTAATTTTATTTGTGTTTTTTAATCTGAAATAGTTATTATTTCAAATGTCCAATTGCGTTTGGTTTTAAACTTTTTATTAAAATTAGGAGGTTTAAGACCAGCGTAAATTAAACCAGCTCCAGGTATTGTTAATAAGAAGGCAGAGGAATCTGCCAATAATCCTATTAATATACCTATACCTACAGTTATTGATCCTAAATAAACTAAAAAAGAGCCTGTAACAATAGATACTAATAAGGGGTTACGCTTCATTGCTATAATATCTGATAAGTTGATACTCTCTCCTTGTATAAGAATAGAATTGCTTTCTATTTTAAAGCGTCCCTTGAGTTTTTTACCATCAAGAGTAAATACTTTTACTCTTCTGTTCTCTTTAATAATCTTTTCTTTTTGAGTAGCTTCATTTGTGATTTTTATAGCTTTAATCTGAGCTGTAATAAGGTTAATGAAGCATAAAAATGATAATAGGAGTACGGTTTTTTTCATGCCATAGATTTGTCATTAGATAACAAAAAGACAAAATGGTTGCGTCTAGCTTTCTTAAAGTTTTCTTTAGTTATTTAAAGTCCAGATTAAAGCCTTTTCTTTAGTAGCTCTGAAAATAGTATTGTGTTGCTCGTTCGGTTCGTCTGAATATTTCCAAGTTAAATTTGCAGGAGCATTTTTCTGTAAAGCCTTATCGACTAACTTGGTGTATTGAGAAATATCTTCTACACTAGAACCTGCAAACCATAGTTTTAAATCCTTCTCAGGAAGTTTGGTTAGCAAAGTATCTGCACTACTAGCTAGGTAATTGTTGTTCCACCAAAGCGAAGGATCCATAGCAATATAAAAATCGAAAGTTTCTGGTGCTGTAAAAAAGGTTTCCATAACAAACAGACCAGCTAAGGATTCGCCAATGATTCCTTTTTTAGGTTGTGTTCTATATTTTTTATTGATTTCAGGCATTAATTCTTCAGCAATAAAAGCTCTAAAATCTTTTGCTCCATCTGTAATTGGACAATATTGTTTATCATCTTCTGCTTCTGAAGAACCTGTTAAATCTCTTCCTCTTTCGGTATTTTCTATTCCGACCAAAATGAAAGCAGGTATTTTATTTTCTTCTAACAATTTAGAGAGTGTGTTTGCTATATGCGGAAAATCCTCTTTTATACCACCATCTGGCATATAGAGTACAGGAAAATGTTCTGATGATGTTTTATAGCTAGGTGGTGTCCAAACATTTATAACACGATCTTCATTGACATACTTGGATGTTATTATTAAGCTGTCGTGTTCTGGTATTGGGTCGTTGTATGTTACACCTTTGTCTTTACAGCCCAAAAAGAAGACCATAGTAGTTAAGATTATAATTATTTTTTTCATACAGCAGACTATTTATTAGTGTTTAATTTTCTGAAAGTTCTTTCAGTTTGTTCAAAGCCTTAGACCAAGTTGTGTTGAAATAATCGAGATACTCCTCATCTACATCGCTTTCAATGGTTACAGTTGTGACACCATTATGTTCTTCGAACGAGTAATTTTCAAGTCCGCCAGCCCATTTCTCTACATCTGGTCCTTCGGTTATTTCATTTTTGCCGTCTAAAATTCCATAATGTCTAATGGAAACAAATTTATAAGGAACATTATCTGCAATTTCAGAGACCATTCCGCCACGTTTGCCGTTTTCGTCAGTACCAACAAAATAGATTTTAGACCCTTTTTCCCAACTGCCTTCATAAGTAGAGGTTGGATTAAATTTAGCTGTCCATTGCTCGTAGGTTTCAATATTATCAATACCAAGCATAGTATTGTAAACCTTTTTCGCAGATGCTATAATCTCTGTTTTGAATTGCAATTTTTTCATGGTTTCTGAATTGATTAAAAGTTCTGACTAGCTTATTTGAATTTTACATTTCTAGTTTGCTATGCTTGTTTTAGAAGTAAGTGAGAACAGCGCCATTACTTATAGCCATTGTTGGGCATAGTTATTTTTTAATACAAGCGGAAATAAATAGCCTTCCAAAATCCGTTAATTCATACATTCCTTTGCTCTCTTTTTTAGCTCTCTTTAAGTCTTTTTCCTCTGTATATTTATTAAAATGATTATTTATAAGTTGATTATGTTGATTTTCAATTATTTCATAGTCTTTTTCTAATGCCGTGTAATAATAGTCAGAGTATTGAATTAGTCCTAAAGACTCTAAATTATTGAGATATATACTTATGTTTTCAGGGAATTTAATATCCTTGATTTTTATATCCAATCCTGTCTTGTTTTTAAAAACAAAAACATACTCTGTTCTTTTTTCAGGATTGTCATAATGTTTTATAGTTAAAACTGGAATTGCGGGATTTGATTTAATGTGTTTTAATAAGATTGCTTCGTCAGGTGATAATCTATCAATTAATTGAATGAATCCAGGATGAGCTGTATTGATTGTTTCTGTAGATGAGGCACTTGCTAATAAATTGACAAAAGCATTGCTCAATTCCTCATTAGAAGTATATGTGAATCTTTCTAAAATAGGCATTGAAATTTCGGTTGGAACTTCAGTAACATTTTCTTCTGGAATGTTTTCTAATTCCTGTTCGTATTTTTTTAGATTATTCTCAAAATAAATACGAGTTCTTTCATTTACCCACTTAATTGGCCATAGTACAGTATTGCCAATGTTTACTATTGTTCCTAATGCATTGCCTGCTTTTTTACTTGGTTCACTCAATAAGTCATCATATGCTTTTTCGGCTACTTTTGATTGTCCAATGTTGACTAATGCGTTAATTTTCGATTCTTCGCTCATTTTTTTTCTAATTATGCCCAACGGTAAAGTGTATGATTTCGTTGCGTGTTTAAGCACTAAAGTTAGCAAATAATCACAGATAGAAAATTCCAGCGGAATTTTCGTAAGTAAGCTCTAACTAGCAATGAATTATACACATTGTTGGGCGTAGTTTTTATTCTTTTAATTGTATTACTATTCCACCAAATCTTGCTTCTTCTGCATAGAATTCTTTTCCGTTGATATAGCATAGTTCAGAGTCATACTTTTCTTTTTGTCCAGTTCCAAAATAATATCCTTGACAACCTGAACCGGTTATATGCGAATTAAAGAACTCTACTTTTTTTCCATTTAAATCTGTTATTTGTAGGCTACAAGTATGGCAAATAGATTTTGGATATCTTTGGTCAAAACCTTTTTCTTTTCCGCAATTTGAACAATAGGTTTTAAGCTTTTTACTTTCGTTTAGTATAAATTCACTTTTTTCTTTATTGCTTAAAACAAAATTATCCCATCTTGCTATTATAAAATTTTCATTATCCGAAAATTCCATTCGATGTCTTAATTCATTTGTAGTCTGCACAATTAGAGGTGTTAATTCCTCAATATAATCTTCTATATTTATTACTTGATTTGGACTATATTCAAGATACCATTCTTTGTTTTGTGTAATGAATTTCCAAAGTTCAGTTATTGAACTAAACCTCTTTCGAAAAACAAATTTTAATTTCGGTTCAGTCGAATAATTTGATTTGTTCATTCCGAATGAATATTCAATTTTTTTAGATGAATATTTATTTAGAATGAAACTGCTGTTCTTTTTGATAATTTTATACCAAACAAGTTTATCACTTTTAGATAAATATTTTATTTTTTTTAAAAATTTAGTAAGAATGTTCATTTCTCAAATTATGCCCAACAACTGGATATAGATATTAACTATATCCACGTTATATGTTTTATTGTTACAATTTACAGAAAATAAAAACCACTAATAAAGACATTAGTGGTTTTTTATCAATAGTATTTGTGTTTTTTAGTTATGGAGTAGAGGCCACTACACCAAGCGTATAGAGTTGCTCCATTGTTGGGCTTTCGCTACCACCTGCAGGTTCTAGAGTAATACCAAAGGCCTGACTTTCGTTAGCATTGGCAATGGTAAATATTTTGTTGTCGTCTGTGTTAAAGTCGTCAATAGTACCTAAGCTTGTTGGTGTTAACGGATTTAGTGTTAAAGACCATACTTGCCATACCTTACCTTCTGGTGCGTTTGGTAAACCTTCACCATCTAGGTAAATGGTGTTGTCGGCTTTGTTCCAATACACTTTAGCATAGGTAGCAGCATAGTCGCCTTGGCCACCTAATGGTACTGCGATAATATCTTTATCTCTAATGGCATCTAACAGATTTTTGGTTGCTGCAAGATCGCCTCTGGCTTCCTCAATTTGTATCTCAAGATATTGTTTTTCGGTAGAAACGGTTTGTAGTTCTTCTTCAACCTTGTTTTTGTTGTTGAGAGTCCATAATAAACCACCAGCCAATAATATAGAAGCTGCCCAGCCTGTGTAAGAAATCCAATTAGGTTTTCTTGGTTTTAGGTCTACAACTTTTGTGTCTGTGTTTAATTTGCCTTTAAACGATTCAAAATCTATAGCATGTGGAGATACTGCTCCTGTAAGTTTTACAACGGCTGCTTCTATTTCTAATACTTCTTGTAATATTTCAGGATGTTGTTGCATCAAGTCATAAACTTCCTGATTTTCTTTTTCAGAAAGCTTACCTGCTACGTAGAGCTCTAAAATACCCGATTCTATGTATGCCTTTATATCCATATTACAATACCATATCCCTTAATTGCTGAATACAGTTTCTATTTCTTGTTTTTATTGTGCCAATGGGCATTTTTAATTCTTCGGAAGCTTCCTTTTGCGTAAATCCTTTAAAGTATAATAGTTCTATAACTTCCTTACATTTTTGGCCAAGGTTAGTCACAAACTTTTTAATTCCGATAGCATCTGTGCTGCTATCTAAATTATCATTGCTTGTTATACTATCTACGAAATAATCGGAGTTGAGGTTTTGTTTAGATTTTTTATAGGCTTTAGACCTTGTCATATCTATAGCTGCATTACGTGCTATATTTAATATCCACGTAAAGAAACGTCCTTTTTTTGAAGAATAAGTATCTGCTTTATGCCATGCTTTTATAAAGACATCTTGCATAATTTCGTCGGCAATATCAGCATCTTTTACAATATTGTAAACCACACCATGTATACTACGACTGTACATGTCGTAGAGTTTTTTGAATGCAACTTGGTTTTTAGATTGAAATTGCTGTACTAAAGTTTCTAATTCGGCCATATGAGACTTGCTTAGAATTTTTGCAGACAAGGGGAAGTATTAGTACTGCAATAGCTCTAGCTATTTTTTTTAGTTAGTGTTTTGTTTAGATTTATAAATATAGTTATTCTTCTCTTAAATAGGTGCTTACTTCAATGGCAACTTCTTCCCATGTTTTACTTACACCATCTGGTCCTTTATGAAGATCAAAACATACTTTATTTAAGGATTCTAAGGCACCTAAAGCATTCCAATCTTTTAACTGCATTACTGCTGTCATTTTTACACGTCTTTCGTCTGTAATAGAGACCTCTAGTGGTAAGTCGTTAGTAACACCGTTCATAGTAATAGATGCAATATATTTACCATCTACATGTTTTATTGTACCTCCAATAAGTTCTGGATCTACCATAACACCAAAGAAAGAAGCTTTTAATTTTGCGTCTCTAGTTTCGTCTTTTGTAAATAAACTGCTAATCGGAATAGAAAATTCTAAACCATTTAGAGCTTCCTCTGGAGTAGCTCCTTTTTTGTCATCAAAATTCACTGTTGTAAACTGTCCACCAACTGGAGTTTTTTCAGTGGTTTTATAGGCCGTCCAGTTTACTGTAGTTGCATCGGGTTTTGCAACATATAATACTTCTGGAGTTTTAGTTTCATCTTTAGATTCTTCAGTATTTGATTTTTCATTTTTACAAGCTGTAAAAAGGATAATAGCAAGTGAAAGAATTGTAAATTTAAAATATTTCATAGTTGTTTTTTAGTTTTTAGTAAAGTTAAGGATATAAGATTTCTGATGCAAATAGAGTCTCGTTAATATTTAAAATTAAAAGGAAATAAGATACATACTAACAAGGTATTTTTTTATTAAAAAGTACTTTTTTATGGGTTTAAAAACCATCTTAAATACTTCATATATTGGCATTTATCTGTTAATTAAAAAGTTACATGACAAAAATCATATTTTATACAGTTGCTTACGACTAATTTTGACCTTAGACAAGGTAAATTATGTGTCAAAAATTAGTAAATAAATACAATGTGGCAGGTCCACGTTATACCAGTTATCCAACGGTTCCGTATTGGAATGCTGAGACATTTTCATTGCAACAATGGAAACACGTTTTAAAGCAATCTTTTGATGAATCTAATGCAGAAGAGGGGATAAGCTTGTACTTGCACCTACCATTTTGTGAAAGCCTTTGCACATTTTGCGGATGCCATAAGCGTATTACTAAAAGGCATGAGGTTGAGCTACCATACATAAAAGCTGTGCTAAAAGAATGGCAATTGTACCGAGATTTATTAGGTGCAAAACCAACAATAAAAGAATTGCATCTTGGCGGAGGTACACCAACATTTTTTTCGCCAGAAAATTTAACCTTCCTCATTACCGAATTGCTTAGAGTATCTAATCTAGCAGAGGATTATGAGTTTTCGTTTGAAGGACACCCAAATAATACCACTTCAGAGCATTTACAAGCACTTTTCAATTTAGGCTTTAGACGAGTAAGTTTTGGAGTTCAGGATTATAATTTAAAAGTTCAGAAGGCTATAAATCGTATTCAACCTTTTGAAAATGTAAAGCGTGCTACAGAAACAGCCAGAGCTATTGGTTATACATCTGTTGGGCATGATATTATTTTTGGCTTACCATTTCAAACAGAAGCTGACGTTATAGAAACCATAAATAAAACCGAAGCTTTAATGCCAGATCGTATAGCATTTTATAGTTACGCACATGTACCTTGGATAAAAGGTAATGGACAACGAGGTTTTAAAGATGAGGATTTGCCAACAGCAGAATCTAAGCGCAAGCAATACGAAACAGGTAAATCTCTTTTAGAGAAAGTTGGTTATACCGAAATAGGCATGGATCATTTTGCACTAAAAACAGATGGACTCTATAAAGCCATGCAAAACGAAACTATGCATCGTAATTTTATGGGTTATACTGCATCTAAAACCCAAGCGATGATTGGGTTGGGTGTGTCTTCTATAAGCGATAGTTGGTATGGTTTTGCGCAAAATGTAAAATCTATTGAAGAGTATTATAACCTGTTAGAAAATAATAT from Winogradskyella sp. MH6 includes these protein-coding regions:
- a CDS encoding anti-sigma factor: MDIKAYIESGILELYVAGKLSEKENQEVYDLMQQHPEILQEVLEIEAAVVKLTGAVSPHAIDFESFKGKLNTDTKVVDLKPRKPNWISYTGWAASILLAGGLLWTLNNKNKVEEELQTVSTEKQYLEIQIEEARGDLAATKNLLDAIRDKDIIAVPLGGQGDYAATYAKVYWNKADNTIYLDGEGLPNAPEGKVWQVWSLTLNPLTPTSLGTIDDFNTDDNKIFTIANANESQAFGITLEPAGGSESPTMEQLYTLGVVASTP
- the guaB gene encoding IMP dehydrogenase, whose amino-acid sequence is MTAHENKILGEGLTYDDVLLVPAFSQVLPREVNIQTKFTRNITINIPVISAAMDTVTESRMAIAMAREGGIGVLHKNMTIEQQATKVRKVKRAESGMIIDPVTLPMNAVVADAKNAMREHSIGGIPIVDDEGNLKGIVTNRDLRFEHNNDRPIIEVMTGENLVTAPVGTSLKDAEAILQENKIEKLLIVEGKKLVGLITFRDITKVTQKPIANKDTYGRLRVAAAIGVTGDAVDRAEALVNAGVDAVVIDTAHGHTKGVVSVLKEIKSKFSQLEVIVGNIATGEAAKYLVEAGADAVKVGIGPGSICTTRVVAGVGFPQFSAVLEVAAAIKGSGVPVIADGGIRYTGDIPKAIAAGADTVMLGSLLAGTKESPGETIIYEGRKFKSYRGMGSVEAMKQGSKDRYFQDVEDDIKKLVPEGIVGRVPYKGELFESIHQFVGGLRAGMGYCGAKDIATLKESGRFVKITASGIHESHPHDVTITKEAPNYSR
- a CDS encoding DUF4393 domain-containing protein; translated protein: MSEESKINALVNIGQSKVAEKAYDDLLSEPSKKAGNALGTIVNIGNTVLWPIKWVNERTRIYFENNLKKYEQELENIPEENVTEVPTEISMPILERFTYTSNEELSNAFVNLLASASSTETINTAHPGFIQLIDRLSPDEAILLKHIKSNPAIPVLTIKHYDNPEKRTEYVFVFKNKTGLDIKIKDIKFPENISIYLNNLESLGLIQYSDYYYTALEKDYEIIENQHNQLINNHFNKYTEEKDLKRAKKESKGMYELTDFGRLFISACIKK
- a CDS encoding SRPBCC domain-containing protein, which produces MKKLQFKTEIIASAKKVYNTMLGIDNIETYEQWTAKFNPTSTYEGSWEKGSKIYFVGTDENGKRGGMVSEIADNVPYKFVSIRHYGILDGKNEITEGPDVEKWAGGLENYSFEEHNGVTTVTIESDVDEEYLDYFNTTWSKALNKLKELSEN
- a CDS encoding YceI family protein, whose amino-acid sequence is MKYFKFTILSLAIILFTACKNEKSNTEESKDETKTPEVLYVAKPDATTVNWTAYKTTEKTPVGGQFTTVNFDDKKGATPEEALNGLEFSIPISSLFTKDETRDAKLKASFFGVMVDPELIGGTIKHVDGKYIASITMNGVTNDLPLEVSITDERRVKMTAVMQLKDWNALGALESLNKVCFDLHKGPDGVSKTWEEVAIEVSTYLREE
- a CDS encoding RNA polymerase sigma factor translates to MAELETLVQQFQSKNQVAFKKLYDMYSRSIHGVVYNIVKDADIADEIMQDVFIKAWHKADTYSSKKGRFFTWILNIARNAAIDMTRSKAYKKSKQNLNSDYFVDSITSNDNLDSSTDAIGIKKFVTNLGQKCKEVIELLYFKGFTQKEASEELKMPIGTIKTRNRNCIQQLRDMVL
- a CDS encoding alpha/beta hydrolase; the protein is MKKIIIILTTMVFFLGCKDKGVTYNDPIPEHDSLIITSKYVNEDRVINVWTPPSYKTSSEHFPVLYMPDGGIKEDFPHIANTLSKLLEENKIPAFILVGIENTERGRDLTGSSEAEDDKQYCPITDGAKDFRAFIAEELMPEINKKYRTQPKKGIIGESLAGLFVMETFFTAPETFDFYIAMDPSLWWNNNYLASSADTLLTKLPEKDLKLWFAGSSVEDISQYTKLVDKALQKNAPANLTWKYSDEPNEQHNTIFRATKEKALIWTLNN
- the hemN gene encoding oxygen-independent coproporphyrinogen III oxidase — translated: MCQKLVNKYNVAGPRYTSYPTVPYWNAETFSLQQWKHVLKQSFDESNAEEGISLYLHLPFCESLCTFCGCHKRITKRHEVELPYIKAVLKEWQLYRDLLGAKPTIKELHLGGGTPTFFSPENLTFLITELLRVSNLAEDYEFSFEGHPNNTTSEHLQALFNLGFRRVSFGVQDYNLKVQKAINRIQPFENVKRATETARAIGYTSVGHDIIFGLPFQTEADVIETINKTEALMPDRIAFYSYAHVPWIKGNGQRGFKDEDLPTAESKRKQYETGKSLLEKVGYTEIGMDHFALKTDGLYKAMQNETMHRNFMGYTASKTQAMIGLGVSSISDSWYGFAQNVKSIEEYYNLLENNIIPVYRGHILNEEDLKIRKHILNLMCHFKTSWLQPDLMFDELPEVLVKLKELEQDGLIEFARKQITVTEKGKPFIRNICMAFDLLLQRKKPDTQLFSMTI